The proteins below come from a single Serpentinimonas raichei genomic window:
- the yegQ gene encoding tRNA 5-hydroxyuridine modification protein YegQ, with translation MTLKAPELLLPAGSLDKLRAAYDFGADAVYAGQPRYSLRARNNEFRLEQLAQGMAEARARGKKLFVTSNLIAHNDKVRTYLRDIEPIIELKPDALIMADAGLIMQVREKWPEVPIHLSVQANTTNWAAVKFWHRVGVRRIILSRELSLDEVEAIRNECPEIELEVFVHGALCIAYSGRCLLSGYFNRRDPNQGTCTNACRWEYGTQAAEVDPVTGEAVPVQRLEADFDFAQARTEAEGAFSTCGSGARHPAAERVYLLEEKARPGELMPIMEDEHGTYIMNSKDLRAVEHIERLCRIGVDSLKIEGRTKSLYYVARTAQVYRRAIDDALAGRPFDPQLLLELEGLANRGYTGGLLERRPAQDYQNYLSGHSQLQRSHYVGEVRGLRADGWAEVETKNRFAVGDQIEVIHPGGNRIITLEAMQGLDGTPLQMAPGNPLHVYVPLGIGQPTEGALLARLLG, from the coding sequence ATGACCCTCAAAGCCCCTGAACTGCTGCTGCCGGCTGGCTCGCTCGACAAGCTGCGCGCCGCCTACGACTTCGGCGCCGACGCCGTCTATGCCGGCCAGCCGCGCTACTCGCTGCGCGCGCGCAACAACGAATTCCGCCTCGAACAACTCGCCCAGGGCATGGCCGAGGCGCGTGCGCGCGGCAAAAAATTGTTCGTCACCAGCAACCTGATCGCCCACAACGACAAGGTGCGCACCTACCTGCGCGACATCGAGCCGATCATCGAGCTCAAGCCGGATGCGCTCATCATGGCCGACGCCGGCCTGATCATGCAGGTGCGCGAGAAGTGGCCCGAGGTGCCGATCCACCTCTCGGTGCAGGCCAACACCACCAACTGGGCGGCGGTCAAGTTCTGGCACCGCGTCGGGGTGCGGCGCATCATCTTGTCGCGCGAGCTCAGTCTCGACGAAGTGGAGGCCATCCGCAACGAATGCCCCGAGATCGAACTCGAAGTTTTTGTGCACGGCGCCCTGTGCATCGCCTACTCCGGGCGCTGCCTGTTGAGCGGCTACTTCAACCGGCGCGACCCCAACCAGGGCACCTGCACCAACGCCTGCCGCTGGGAGTACGGCACCCAGGCCGCCGAGGTCGATCCGGTCACCGGCGAAGCGGTGCCGGTGCAGCGGCTGGAGGCCGATTTCGACTTTGCCCAAGCCCGCACCGAGGCCGAGGGCGCCTTCTCCACCTGCGGCAGCGGCGCGCGCCACCCGGCCGCCGAGCGCGTTTATCTGCTCGAAGAAAAGGCCCGCCCCGGCGAGCTGATGCCGATCATGGAAGACGAGCACGGCACCTACATTATGAACAGCAAAGACTTGCGCGCCGTCGAGCACATCGAGCGGCTGTGCCGCATCGGTGTCGATTCGCTCAAGATCGAGGGCCGCACCAAGAGCCTGTACTACGTGGCGCGCACGGCGCAGGTGTATCGGCGCGCCATCGACGACGCGCTGGCCGGCCGGCCGTTTGACCCGCAACTGCTGCTCGAACTCGAAGGGCTGGCCAACCGCGGCTACACCGGCGGCCTGCTGGAGCGCCGCCCGGCGCAGGACTACCAAAACTACCTCAGCGGCCACTCGCAACTGCAACGCAGCCACTACGTGGGCGAGGTGCGCGGCCTGCGCGCCGACGGCTGGGCCGAAGTCGAGACCAAAAACCGCTTCGCCGTGGGCGACCAGATCGAAGTCATCCACCCCGGCGGCAACCGCATCATCACCCTGGAGGCCATGCAGGGCCTGGACGGCACGCCGCTGCAAATGGCCCCCGGCAACCCGCTGCACGTGTACGTGCCGCTGGGGATTGGGCAGCCAACTGAGGGGGCGCTGCTGGCGCGTTTGTTGGGGTGA
- a CDS encoding DUF779 domain-containing protein: MRQAATVEKVVATPAALELIEQLKGLHGPGLMFHQSGGCCDNSAANCYLLGELTIGGGDVYLGQIGGCPFYIGTAQYQTWKHTQLIIDVIEGTGGTFSLEGPLGRAFHTRSRVFTDEELAALQLEGAG; this comes from the coding sequence ATGCGCCAAGCCGCCACGGTCGAGAAAGTCGTCGCCACCCCGGCGGCGCTGGAACTGATCGAGCAGCTAAAAGGCCTGCACGGGCCGGGGCTGATGTTTCACCAGTCTGGCGGCTGCTGCGACAACAGCGCCGCCAACTGCTACCTGCTGGGCGAGCTGACGATCGGCGGCGGCGACGTCTATCTGGGTCAGATCGGCGGCTGCCCGTTCTACATCGGCACGGCACAGTACCAGACTTGGAAGCACACGCAACTGATCATTGACGTGATCGAGGGCACTGGCGGCACCTTCTCGCTCGAAGGGCCGCTGGGGCGCGCCTTTCACACCCGCTCGCGCGTGTTCACGGACGAGGAACTGGCGGCCTTGCAGCTTGAGGGGGCCGGGTAG
- a CDS encoding aldehyde dehydrogenase family protein, which produces MIYTAPGTAGAKIVYKPQYHNFIGGQWVAPVKGQYFDVISPINGKVYTRAARSTAEDVELALDAAHAAADAWGRTSATERSNVLLKIADRIEQNLELLAYAETVDNGKPIRETLNADIPLAIDHFRYFAGCIRAQEGGISEIDENTVAYHIHEPLGVVGQIIPWNFPILMAAWKIPPALGAGNCIVLKPAESTPISLLILIELIADLLPPGVLNIVNGYGREAGLPLAQSKRIAKIAFTGSTSTGRVIAQAAANNLIPATLELGGKSPNIFFADVMDKDDAFLDKAIEGLVLFAFNQGEVCTCPSRALIHESIYDAFMARCLARVAAIKQGNPLDTETMLGAQASKEQLTKITSYLDLGRQEGAQVLIGGAQAQMSGDLAGGYYVQPTLFKGHNKMRIFQEEIFGPVLAVTTFKDEAEALAIANDTLYGLGAGVWSRNGNVAYRMGRAIKAGRVWTNCYHAYPAHAAFGGYKESGIGRENHKAMLGHYQQTKNLLVSYSENKLGFF; this is translated from the coding sequence ATGATCTACACAGCCCCCGGCACCGCAGGTGCCAAGATTGTTTACAAGCCGCAGTACCACAACTTCATCGGCGGCCAATGGGTCGCCCCGGTCAAGGGCCAGTACTTCGACGTGATTTCGCCCATCAATGGCAAGGTCTATACACGAGCCGCCCGCTCCACCGCCGAAGACGTGGAATTGGCACTAGACGCCGCCCACGCCGCCGCCGACGCCTGGGGCCGCACGTCGGCAACGGAGCGCTCCAACGTGTTGCTCAAAATCGCCGACCGCATCGAGCAAAACCTGGAGCTGTTGGCCTACGCCGAAACGGTGGATAACGGCAAGCCGATCCGCGAAACGCTCAACGCCGACATCCCGCTGGCGATCGACCACTTTCGCTATTTCGCCGGCTGCATCCGGGCGCAAGAAGGCGGCATCAGCGAGATTGACGAGAACACGGTCGCCTACCACATCCACGAGCCGCTGGGCGTGGTGGGGCAGATCATTCCCTGGAACTTCCCCATCCTCATGGCCGCTTGGAAAATTCCGCCGGCCTTGGGCGCTGGCAACTGCATCGTCTTGAAGCCGGCCGAGTCCACCCCCATCAGCCTGCTGATTTTGATCGAGCTGATCGCCGACCTGCTGCCGCCGGGCGTGCTCAACATCGTCAACGGCTATGGGCGCGAGGCCGGCCTGCCGCTGGCGCAGAGCAAGCGCATCGCCAAAATCGCCTTCACCGGATCGACCAGCACCGGGCGCGTGATCGCGCAGGCGGCGGCCAACAACCTGATTCCGGCCACGCTCGAACTCGGGGGCAAATCGCCCAACATCTTCTTTGCCGACGTGATGGACAAGGACGATGCGTTTCTCGACAAGGCGATCGAAGGGCTGGTGCTGTTTGCCTTCAACCAGGGCGAGGTTTGCACCTGCCCCTCGCGCGCGCTGATCCACGAATCGATCTACGACGCCTTTATGGCGCGCTGCCTGGCGCGTGTGGCGGCGATCAAGCAGGGCAACCCGCTCGATACCGAGACCATGCTGGGCGCGCAAGCCTCCAAAGAGCAACTGACCAAGATCACCAGCTACCTCGATCTGGGGCGGCAAGAGGGCGCGCAGGTGCTGATCGGCGGCGCGCAGGCGCAAATGAGCGGCGATCTGGCCGGCGGCTACTACGTGCAGCCCACGCTGTTCAAGGGCCACAACAAGATGCGCATTTTCCAGGAAGAAATTTTTGGCCCGGTGCTGGCCGTGACCACCTTCAAAGACGAAGCCGAGGCGCTGGCCATTGCCAACGACACCCTGTACGGCCTTGGGGCCGGGGTCTGGAGCCGCAACGGCAACGTGGCCTACCGCATGGGCCGCGCCATCAAGGCCGGCCGGGTCTGGACCAACTGCTACCACGCCTACCCGGCGCACGCAGCCTTTGGCGGCTACAAAGAGTCCGGTATCGGGCGCGAAAACCACAAAGCCATGCTGGGCCACTACCAGCAGACCAAGAACCTGCTGGTGAGCTACAGCGAAAACAAGCTGGGGTTTTTCTGA